One region of bacterium genomic DNA includes:
- a CDS encoding VWA domain-containing protein produces the protein MSFRFAFPLAFALIVLVAALAWWRIAREGRTIAPVRAAGRELWRGVRPSWRVRLRHLPLALRLGALALFVAVLARPQAGRTYDVTEGEGIDIIVALDISGSMAARDFEPNDRLFVAKKTIEHFIAGRKVDRIGLVLFAGQAFTQTPLTLDYGIVQQFLDRAKIGTIEDGTAIGMAIVTATNRLRDSEAKSKVAILITDGDNNAGRVDPATAAKLAAGVGVRVHTIGVGSDGPAYVPVHDPLLGTRLVRQYFRLDEETLKTIADTTGGEYFRATDARSLQRVFKAIDDMETSPYEVKTFTDYTERFAMPLALALLLATGDIVLSRTLFRRIF, from the coding sequence ATGAGCTTCCGCTTCGCCTTCCCGTTGGCGTTCGCGCTCATCGTGCTTGTCGCCGCGCTCGCGTGGTGGCGCATCGCGCGCGAGGGGCGGACCATCGCACCGGTGCGCGCGGCGGGCCGCGAGCTCTGGCGCGGCGTGCGGCCGAGCTGGCGGGTCCGGCTGCGTCATTTGCCGCTGGCGCTGCGCCTTGGTGCGCTCGCACTTTTTGTCGCCGTGCTCGCACGGCCACAGGCGGGGCGCACCTACGACGTCACGGAAGGCGAGGGCATCGACATCATCGTCGCGCTCGATATTTCCGGCTCGATGGCCGCGCGCGATTTCGAGCCGAACGACCGCCTGTTCGTCGCCAAAAAGACGATCGAGCATTTCATCGCCGGGCGAAAGGTCGATCGCATCGGCCTCGTGCTCTTTGCCGGCCAGGCGTTCACGCAGACGCCGCTGACTCTCGACTACGGCATCGTGCAGCAGTTCCTGGATCGCGCGAAGATCGGGACAATCGAGGATGGCACGGCGATCGGCATGGCGATCGTCACGGCCACGAACCGCCTGCGCGACTCGGAAGCCAAGAGCAAGGTGGCGATCCTCATCACCGACGGCGACAACAACGCGGGCCGCGTCGATCCGGCGACGGCCGCAAAGCTCGCGGCGGGCGTCGGCGTGCGCGTGCATACCATCGGCGTCGGGTCCGACGGCCCGGCGTACGTGCCGGTGCACGATCCGCTTTTGGGCACGCGCCTCGTGAGGCAATACTTCCGCCTGGACGAGGAAACGCTGAAGACGATCGCCGACACGACCGGCGGGGAGTATTTCCGCGCCACGGACGCGCGGAGCCTGCAACGCGTGTTCAAGGCGATCGACGATATGGAAACGAGCCCGTATGAGGTGAAGACGTTCACCGATTACACCGAGCGCTTCGCCATGCCGCTTGCGCTCGCGCTGCTTCTGGCGACGGGCGACATCGTCCTTTCGCGCACGCTGTTCCGGAGGATTTTCTGA
- a CDS encoding VWA domain-containing protein: MELARPFALALLALLVPFVWLLRREATRRHALLASYADPVVWRAIRPEHAARRERHRVTLTALALGLGLFAFAGPRWGTVYEDASRRGIDVVVGVDVSRSMLAEDFAPNRLQKAKHQLDALLEKLQGDRVAVMAFAGEAYLYCPLTLDYSAARLYLGILSPDAIPTPGTNLEDAIRTGARAFESAERKHKVLLLLTDGENLQGKTLDAARDAAAEGVVIYAIGIGSPEGAPIPIRDAAGEVTYKKDASGKVVMSKLDEDTLKAVAEASGGAYYQSSYGEIELDWFLEEIARMEKKDLKSQVVTRKKDRFWLFAFAAFALLLIEAALPDGPLPRLSRRAERAPDEKEAA, translated from the coding sequence ATGGAACTCGCGCGCCCCTTTGCGCTTGCGCTTCTCGCGCTGCTCGTGCCCTTCGTGTGGCTTTTGCGCCGCGAGGCGACGCGCCGGCACGCGCTTTTGGCGTCGTACGCCGACCCGGTCGTGTGGCGCGCGATCCGCCCGGAGCATGCCGCCAGGCGCGAACGCCACCGCGTGACACTCACGGCCCTCGCGCTCGGCCTTGGCCTGTTCGCGTTCGCGGGGCCACGTTGGGGCACCGTGTACGAGGACGCGAGCCGCCGCGGCATCGATGTCGTGGTTGGCGTGGATGTCTCCCGTTCGATGCTCGCCGAGGACTTCGCGCCCAATCGATTGCAGAAGGCCAAACATCAGCTCGACGCGCTGCTCGAAAAACTTCAGGGCGACCGCGTCGCGGTGATGGCGTTCGCCGGCGAGGCGTATCTGTATTGCCCGCTCACGCTCGACTATTCCGCCGCGCGGCTCTACCTCGGCATCCTCTCGCCCGACGCGATCCCCACGCCGGGCACGAACCTGGAGGACGCCATCCGAACCGGCGCGCGCGCGTTCGAATCCGCCGAACGCAAACACAAGGTGCTGCTGCTTCTGACCGACGGCGAAAATCTTCAGGGCAAGACTCTCGACGCCGCGCGCGACGCCGCGGCCGAGGGCGTGGTCATCTACGCGATCGGCATCGGATCGCCCGAGGGCGCGCCCATTCCGATTCGCGACGCGGCCGGCGAGGTGACCTACAAAAAGGACGCGAGCGGCAAGGTGGTGATGTCGAAGCTCGACGAGGACACGCTGAAAGCCGTCGCCGAGGCCAGCGGCGGCGCGTACTATCAATCGAGCTACGGCGAGATCGAGCTGGACTGGTTCCTCGAGGAAATCGCGCGCATGGAAAAGAAGGATCTGAAAAGCCAGGTGGTGACGCGCAAGAAGGACCGCTTCTGGCTGTTCGCGTTCGCGGCGTTCGCGCTGCTTTTGATCGAAGCCGCCCTGCCGGACGGCCCGCTGCCTCGCCTTTCGCGCCGCGCCGAACGGGCGCCGGACGAAAAGGAGGCCGCGTGA
- a CDS encoding tetratricopeptide repeat protein, whose protein sequence is MKRLAAIGVGIAALASCGFLDFVFDQAADGNAAFKKGMFDQAVKHYTEAQVHAPDDPVLDLNLGDALYKQGSYEEALKAFEKARKSDDPSLAADAHYNAGNAHFQMQKYDEAIAEYTETLKLRPDDEDAKYNLELARRLLAQREEQESQDGDQQQDEKQKQDQQQQDESESEDDSEKEGDENEQEGESENEKDGEPTPSPEDGEHGEEDGEQDPQPTPAPSPDPEDSPTPSAAPGSEEESKTGEDDKDAAAAQSAEEREMAEAPELTPEQAARILDSLKRDELEELARQLFPSSGVPRTDQDW, encoded by the coding sequence GTGAAACGCCTTGCGGCCATCGGTGTTGGCATCGCCGCGCTGGCATCGTGCGGATTCCTGGATTTCGTCTTCGATCAGGCCGCCGACGGAAACGCGGCGTTCAAAAAAGGTATGTTCGATCAGGCCGTCAAGCACTACACCGAGGCGCAGGTGCACGCGCCGGACGACCCCGTTCTCGACCTCAACCTGGGCGACGCGCTCTACAAGCAGGGCAGCTACGAAGAGGCGCTGAAGGCGTTCGAGAAAGCGCGCAAATCGGACGATCCGTCGCTGGCCGCCGACGCGCATTACAACGCGGGAAACGCGCACTTCCAGATGCAAAAGTACGACGAGGCGATCGCGGAATACACCGAAACGCTGAAACTGCGCCCGGATGACGAGGACGCGAAATACAATCTGGAACTCGCGCGCCGCCTTCTCGCCCAGCGCGAGGAGCAGGAATCGCAAGACGGCGATCAACAGCAGGACGAAAAGCAGAAGCAGGACCAACAGCAGCAGGACGAGAGCGAAAGCGAAGACGACTCGGAAAAAGAAGGCGACGAGAACGAGCAGGAAGGCGAATCGGAAAACGAAAAGGATGGCGAGCCGACGCCGTCGCCCGAAGACGGCGAACACGGTGAAGAAGACGGCGAACAGGACCCCCAACCGACGCCCGCGCCGTCGCCCGACCCCGAAGACAGCCCGACGCCTTCGGCTGCGCCAGGCAGCGAGGAGGAATCCAAAACCGGCGAGGACGACAAGGATGCGGCGGCCGCGCAAAGCGCCGAGGAACGGGAGATGGCCGAGGCGCCCGAGCTGACGCCCGAACAGGCCGCGCGCATCCTCGATTCGCTCAAGCGCGACGAGCTCGAGGAACTGGCGCGGCAGCTTTTCCCGTCGTCCGGCGTGCCGCGTACGGATCAGGACTGGTGA